CCACATCAAACTGTTGAAAAACGAGAGGCTCATAGTAATTTTTACCAATTTGGTAGTATCCTCCCTTTTTTACAGCCTGTAAAAATGCTCCAATATCACGGATTACATAGCTCCGTTGATCTGGCAAACGTTCAATTTTCAAGCTCCAATCGATATTGGTATCAAAGAGGAGTAGTTGACCTTCTATGGCTAGACGATAGCGAATACCTCCCCCTTTATCCGAAGCCAGTAAATCATCTAAAAATAAGCCACCAAAATAGGTTCTGCGTATGGTTTCCTCATGTTCTACTTGGTCTGTTGAAAGTTCTTCTTCTAGGAGTTTTCCTTCAATATCATTTTTTAAAAAATATTCGGCAGCTGCCAAGTGCTGACAGTAGCCCTTTTGCGAAAACAAGTGACAACTGCAAGAAAGATTCGTCTCATCTAGGGTATAGCAAAAATCCTCTTCAGCAATTCGCAAAAAGAGTTGCCTATCATCTACCTGTTTTACCTCTACTTGTCCTGTTTCATAGAGCAAGATTCCTTCTTGGCGAATCCGCCCCGGCATCAATCGACCCATATAAACTCCTTTATCTTATCTCTTCATTATAGCATACTTTCCCCAATACATTAAAGGAGAGGCTTTTCATTTTTCATCCGTATTCCGTTTTGTTTGTAAAAGCCGCAAAATGAACCGATAAAAGAACCGAGGTGGAACGACCAGCTCGGTTTTGGGTTTACTTTTTATAGTGAATTGAATAAAGATTAGGACATCGTTATACTCTATAAAAATCAAAATCTGACTAGGCAACGAAATCGTAGCTAGAACTGAAGTCCAGCAAGGTGAGTTAACGACGTCAGACTTTGATTTTTGACGAGTATAAGTCGCTTTGCTTCAATAGTCCAGTAGACTGTTGAAGGTTGGAAATAGGGATTATGGAGTAATCCTCAATTAACGCCAGCTCTATCTGCAGCTCCTTGCCTTGTCCTATTCCTTCATAAGATACAAGAGTGTATAAAGCACAAAGTGAAAATAGAAAGTCTGGCGAAGAGCCAAAGGAGAGTTTGCTCTGCAAACTCCTATCACTCACCTCCAAAGGTATACTATACCTTTGGAGCTAGGAAGACTTATCTTTTTCACACAGTGCTTAGCCCGTGTTCAGTTTCATAAGATACGAGGGCGTTAAGCAACTCCTAGACAAAATAGGAAATCGAAGCAGGTTGGCTTGCAATCAACGAGATTTGTCCCTAAAGGGAGCCTCAGCTATAACCAGCTAAAGTTGGACATCTGCGTCCCCACTAAAGGGAGCCTCAGCTGTAACCAGCTAAAGCTGGAACATCTGCGTCTCTTTTTTACACAGCTCTTAGTCCATATTCAGTTCTCAATCCACTATATTACTGCTCTAATTGAAGGAAATAGGAAATGTCCGCTTCAATTGTATTTGGCAGTCTATCTATCATTCTTCTTTTTCCACATCGCTCGATAATAGCAGGTATCATCGGCTAGCTTTTTGCCATAGGTCAGCAATAATCGGCAACAGACAAGGGCTAAACAGACGGATAAGCCCAACACCATTACTAAGCCCAATTGAAGCCCTGCTAGCAGGGAAATCATTGCATTGATACCTAGAATACCTACAAATACTGTAATGAGGACGAGGTAGGCATAGGCACACAAACTCGCCTAGTACCTCCATGAAAAGGGCACATACGTCGCAGCATTGCCATTCAGCAACTGTTTAGATAATCTCACTAAGATATAATTGATTGTAAAAAAGATGAGCTCTTGCAACATGACAGCTCCTGACTAGGATTATTTCCGCTTGCGGGCAATCAGATGAATCGGTGTTCCTTCAAAGATAAAGGCTTTACGGATTTGATTTTCAAGGAAACGGAGATAAGAGAAATGCATGAGCTCTTCTTCATTGACAAAAATGACAAAGGTAGGTGGCTTGGTTGCCACTTGGGTTGCATAAAAAATCTTGAGGCGCTTACCCTTGTCAGTTGGTGTTGGATTGATGGCAATGGCGTCCATGATCACATCGTTCAAGACCGCAGACGGAATCCGCGTCTGCTGACTTTCGCTAATTTGCTTAATCATGGCAGGCAATTTATGCAAACGTTGTTTGGTCAGAGCTGACACAAAGATAATCGGTGCATAAGAGAGATACTGGAACTGATCTCTAATGTCTGCTTCCCAATTCTGCATGGTCTTATTATCTTTTTCAAGGGTATCCCACTTATTGACAACAATAATGATTCCTTTTCCTGCTTCATGAGCAAAACCAGCAATCCGCTTATCATACTCACGAATTCCTTCTTCAGCATTCAGAACCATGAGAACCACATCAGAGCGGTCAATGGCACGCATAGCACGCATGACAGAGTATTTCTCCGTATTCTCATAGATTTTTCCAGATTTACGCATACCGGCTGTGTCAATCATGGTAAATTCTTGACCTTCGCTATCTGTAAAAACTGTATCAATCGCATCTCGAGTCGTACCTGCAACGGGACTCGCAATCACGCGTTCTTCTCCCAAAATAGCGTTAATCAGACTAGATTTCCCAACATTTGGACGCCCAATCAAGCTGAACTTGATCATATCTGGATTTTCTTCTTCAAGCTCTGCTGGAAGATTTTCCACAATGGCATCCAAAATATCACCTGTTCCAATTCCATGAACCGATGATACTGGGTAAGGATCTCCTAAGCCCAAGGCATAGAAATCATAAATATCGCTACGCATTTCAGGGTTATCGACCTTGTTCACTGCTAAAATAACTGGTTTATTAGTCTTATATAGGATTTTGGCAACATATTCATCCGCATCTGTCACACCTTCTTTTCCAGATACAACAAAGACGATGACATCCGCCTCACTCATGGCAATTTCTGCCTGATGCTTGATTTGCTCCATAAAGGGTGCATCGACATCATCAATTCCCCCTGTGTCAATGATACTGAAATGACGGTTGAGCCATTCAGCCGTTGCATAAATTCGGTCACGAGTGACACCTTCCACATCTTCTACGATGGAAATGCGTTCACCAGCAATCCGATTAAATAAGGTTGATTTTCCAACGTTGGGACGTCCCACGATGGCAATAGTTGGTAGAGCCATTGCTCCTCCTTTTCTACAATAAGTGTTTTTCTTTCAAAAGTGTTTTCGTGCTTTCCTGCTCTGCTTGACCAAACTGAGCGACCAGACGTTCCGACCAGGTTTCTTTCTGTCTAGCTCCTGCATAGTCTGATTGAATTTGATCATAAGCAAGAACCGTCTCTAGTCCCTGTTCCTTATATTCTTCCTGAAAGACAATGGCGTCATGAGGTAAACGCGGTTTAACAGGAAAATGCTGGTTTGGTTTTCCTAAAGCAATACAGAAAATAGGATAGGTGTAGTCTGGTAACTTAAAGAGAGCTGCTACCTCGCAGGCTACGTGGCGAATCATTCCAATAAATACACCTCCGTAGCCCAAACTTTCAGCTGCTAGGAGACTGTTTTGCCCAGCTAATGCCGCATCAACCGATGAAATCAAAAGATTTTCTGGGCCTTTCGCATCGAAATCAGATTGATGCAATTCAGCTGCCTTACTAGCACGATAATGATCTCCTACAAAGAGCAAAATCGTATCGGCCTGTAAAATCGCAGGCTGAGGAGTCAGAGCATGAAGTGCTTCTTTTTTCTCGTTTGAACGCACAACAATAATGGAATACGACTGAAAATTCTTCCATGTCGAAGCTGCACGTCCTGCGCTGATGATTGCTTGTAAATGTTCTTCTGAAATAGCTTCTTCCGTAAATCGACGAACAGAACTATGGGATAACATCAAATCAATGGTTTCATTCATCTGCGGTTCACTCCTCCTAGTTGTAATTCAGTTGCCAAGAATCGAATGCGTTCCATTACACGCTTGGCCTGCCAGGTTTCATCACCTGAGCGACCAGCAGCAAAATGACGTTCTAAATCTGCAAAGGAAAAATTCGAGGTGAAAAAGGTCGGTAAATTTTCCTGCATACGGTGTTGCAAGATGACCTGCAATACATCATCACGTACCCACGAACTATGTTGCTCGGCACCAATATCATCTAAAATCAATACTTGTGCCGTTTTAGTGGCATCAATTTTCTCCTTGACCAACCCTTCGCCAATGGCATTTTTGATTTCAACTACAAAAGTTGGGTAATGCAACATAGTGGTTGATAGTTGGTGGGTCTTGGATAAAAGATTGGCTAAAAAGGCCATGAGATAACTCTTTCCAACCCCAAAATTGCCATAGAGATACAAGCCCTTATTGTCCTGACCTGCCTGCTTGACAAATTCCGTAATGGCTTTAGCAACTTCTACACGATTTTCATCCTTGAGATCAATATCTGCAATCGTAATATTTTTTAAACTAGCAGGGAGATTGATGAGCTGAATACGATTTTTAACCGCCTCTGCCTTGCGATATTCCACCAATTCTGGCGTTTCTAAATAAGAAACATCTGCATAGCCTGCATTCATCACAAGAACAGGTTGGTAACCCACTGCAACGTAGGACGCATCTTTACGCAAAAACTTATTGCGCTCTGTTACATATTCAAAGAACTTTGAAATTGACCGTGTCACTACATCCTCTGATAACTGGTGCTGACGGATAAAATCAGCTACTTCCTTATCTTGGACAATCTCTTGATAGAGTTCTTGGTAAGATTTTCTCCCCGGTCCAGCGCCCTGTGGTACCTTGTCTTGAACAGCCTTCATCTATCCCTCTCCTTTCGTTTCCATAGCCTCTAATTCACGATAGAGTGCAGCCAGTTCTGCCTGTCCTTGCTCAGTCCGCTCGGTTTTCACTTCTTGCTTGCTCCATTCAGGCACATTGCTTTTTTTAGCAGGAGCATCCTGTTTCTTACGGCCCTGTCCCTTACTATCTCGTAAATGTTGGACAGCCTGTTCCGCACTCCTAATCTGCTTATAGGAAAAATCATTCCCCAACTTTAAGG
Above is a window of Streptococcus sp. zg-86 DNA encoding:
- the der gene encoding ribosome biogenesis GTPase Der; the encoded protein is MALPTIAIVGRPNVGKSTLFNRIAGERISIVEDVEGVTRDRIYATAEWLNRHFSIIDTGGIDDVDAPFMEQIKHQAEIAMSEADVIVFVVSGKEGVTDADEYVAKILYKTNKPVILAVNKVDNPEMRSDIYDFYALGLGDPYPVSSVHGIGTGDILDAIVENLPAELEEENPDMIKFSLIGRPNVGKSSLINAILGEERVIASPVAGTTRDAIDTVFTDSEGQEFTMIDTAGMRKSGKIYENTEKYSVMRAMRAIDRSDVVLMVLNAEEGIREYDKRIAGFAHEAGKGIIIVVNKWDTLEKDNKTMQNWEADIRDQFQYLSYAPIIFVSALTKQRLHKLPAMIKQISESQQTRIPSAVLNDVIMDAIAINPTPTDKGKRLKIFYATQVATKPPTFVIFVNEEELMHFSYLRFLENQIRKAFIFEGTPIHLIARKRK
- a CDS encoding NADPH-dependent oxidoreductase: MNETIDLMLSHSSVRRFTEEAISEEHLQAIISAGRAASTWKNFQSYSIIVVRSNEKKEALHALTPQPAILQADTILLFVGDHYRASKAAELHQSDFDAKGPENLLISSVDAALAGQNSLLAAESLGYGGVFIGMIRHVACEVAALFKLPDYTYPIFCIALGKPNQHFPVKPRLPHDAIVFQEEYKEQGLETVLAYDQIQSDYAGARQKETWSERLVAQFGQAEQESTKTLLKEKHLL
- the dnaI gene encoding primosomal protein DnaI, whose amino-acid sequence is MKAVQDKVPQGAGPGRKSYQELYQEIVQDKEVADFIRQHQLSEDVVTRSISKFFEYVTERNKFLRKDASYVAVGYQPVLVMNAGYADVSYLETPELVEYRKAEAVKNRIQLINLPASLKNITIADIDLKDENRVEVAKAITEFVKQAGQDNKGLYLYGNFGVGKSYLMAFLANLLSKTHQLSTTMLHYPTFVVEIKNAIGEGLVKEKIDATKTAQVLILDDIGAEQHSSWVRDDVLQVILQHRMQENLPTFFTSNFSFADLERHFAAGRSGDETWQAKRVMERIRFLATELQLGGVNRR